AGTGTTTAATAAATATATTCTATTCTTGTTTTTATTTGTTTCAACACAAATAATCTCACAAGAAAATTTAACTGATAGTTTAAAAAATTATTGGCTTCAACAAGTTGAAATTAATTCAAAAAGATTAAATTTAGGAGAAGCAAATAATAGAATTTCCAAAGATAATTTAGAAAATGTTTTAGGCACAAACGGTTTTAGTTTAATCCGCAAAGGTGTTTTCTTTGCTCAAGATGTTTACGCAGACGGATTGAAAAAGGGAGATATTAATGTTGTAATTGATGGAGAAAGATATCATTCAGCTTGCCCAAACAGAATGGATTCACCATTAACTAGAGTTAATCCGCTTGATTTAGAATCAGTAAGTTTGAATAAAACAAGTAGCAATATTCAATCAGGATTAGGTGGAGTTGTTAAATTTAACAGATCATCAATTTCAGAAATAATGAAAATTCAAGCTGCAATTTCCACATTAGCTGGAGCACAAAATGGATTTGATCTTGCAACATCAGCAGATTATTCAAATCATAGAATTTCTTTAAGATATGCAAACGGTTCCCCATATGTTGATGGAGATAAAAATTCATTTTCAGATAGTTATGGATTTAAGGAAAATTACAATTTTAAATTAGTCGAAGCTTCAGTTCGTGGTCAATTAAATTCTATATCTTATGGTTTTTCAGCCGCTTATACAGAAAATGTTTCATTCCCATATTTACAAATGGATGAAAGATTTAACAGAGTTTATAGCGCTTATTTAAGGTATGATGATCATAAAATCTATTTCAATTATACAAATCATGTTATGGATAATGATTTGCGAATTAATACAATGTTAATGAAAACAACTGCAAAAAATTTAACTATTGGAGCAATTGGAAATTTTTATGAAGTGATTTTCAGAAATTGGGATGCGAATAATTTCTTCCATAATGCAATGATGCATATAGATAATGATTTAATTCCAAATGTAAATTCTTACAATGCAAATTTGTTCAAATCAATTGATTTAGAAAAAATAAGATTGTATGGAAAAATTGGATTTTCTTATCAAATGATTGGCGACAAATCAAGAGAGGAATTTTATAAAAAGTATTTTGAAGAAGTTAATCTTTCCAGATTTTTCCCAACTTTTAGTTTAGGATTATCACACTTATATGCAATTAATAATAGTTTTGGAATAGGTGGAATGATAGAAGTAAATAGTGAAAGTCCTGAAACAGAAAGCCTTTTTATTTCAGTTCAAAAACCGATGGGAAAACCTTCTTGGACGGGCAACTCAAATTTAAAGCAACCTTTCAAAGGTACTTTAAGAGGTTCAATAACATATGAAAATGTGAATCTAGAAATGTTCGGATCAAAAGTTTGGAATTATAATAATTTAGCAAGACAAACAGTAATGCAAATGCCGTTTTTAACTTATACTAATGTAGATGCTTTATTGTTGGGTTCAAACTTAAACGTGAATTATAAATTTATCGTTGTTGATGCATCATATATCTGGGCAAAAAATTCAACAAATAATTCTCCGTTGGCTGAAATGCCTCCATTAAAAATAAGTACAAAAATCATTTCACCGGAATATTACGGATTTGTTACTTATCTTAAACACTTATATAATAATGCACAAATAAGAGTTGATGATTTATTAAATGAAACAAAATCCGGTGCATGGAATAAATTAGATATTGGATTAATGTATAATTTTAACGGAATTGAGATTTCTCTTGATGTTGAAAATTTATTGAATGCAAATTACTATCAACATTTATCATTTATGAGAGATCCATTTGCGGCTGGAAATAAAGTATATGAGCCTGGAAGAATATTCAGAATAACTTTTAAAACAAATCAAATTTTATAATCTTAAAATTCTCACTCATAAAAAGTATTTTGTATTTTTGTGAGTGAGAAAGAAATTATTTATAGATGTCGCATAATCATCATATTAATCACAACGAGTTTAACCGGAAATTTAAATTTGGAATTGTATTAAATTCAATTTTTATTATAGTTGAAATTATTTTCGGATTAACTTACAATTCATTAGCACTTATTGCCGATGCCGGACATAATCTTAGTGATGTTTTAGGTTTGATGATTGCATGGATTGCAAATTATCTTATTCTTAAAAAACCGACAAAAAATTTTACTTACGGATTCAAACGAACTTCAATTTTAGCTGCTATGTTAAACGCACTTTTATTAATATTTGCTTTAGGAATTATTCTTTGGGAAGCAATTGAAAGAATTAAATCCACAGAAATTGTTGATGGAAATATTGTAATTATTGTTGCCGGAATTGGTGTAATTATAAATGGAATTACAGCACGTTTATTTTTAGAAGGTAAGGACCAAGATTTAAATATAAAAGGCGCATATCTTCATATGCTTACCGATGCGATAATTTCTGCGGGAGTTGTTATATCTGGATTACTAATTATGTTAACTGATTTTTATTGGCTGGATTCAGTAATTAGCATTTTAATTGTAATAATTATTTTTAACGGAACTTGGAAATTATTTAAAGAATCAATGATATTATCTATTGATGGAGTTCCAGGAAATATAAATTATGAAAATGTTAGAAAATTTTTATTAGACAAATTTGAAATAGATTCATTACATCATTTACATATTTGGGCATTAAGTACATCAGAAACTGCATTAACAGTTCACGTTATTCCAAATGCAAATTCAAATTCAAATTATGATAAGCTAATAAAAGATATAAATGAAGGATTGCTGTTTGAGTTTGGGATAAATCATACAACAATCCAATTAGAAAATTTAAATTGCAAAAAAAAATGTTAGAATAATTTTATCCGTAAATTGGACCAAAATTTTTACAAGCTTCAAAATCTGCAGATTCTAAATTGTTCGTTCCAAAAGCATTCCATGCACTAGGTCTAAAAATTCTTTCTTCAGAAACATTATGCATATTAACCGGAATTCTTAACATTGAAGCAAGTGTAACTAATTTATCTCCAATATGTCCGTAACTTATTGCACCGTGATTTGCACCCCAGTTTTTCATAACAGAATAAACATCAACGAATGCACCTTTTCCTGTTAAAATTGGCGCAAACCAAGTTGTTGGCCAAGTTGGATCTGTTCTTCTATCTAAAACATTATGAACTTCTAAAGGTAAATCTACTGTATAACCTTCTGCGATTTGTAATACAGGACCTAAACCTTTAATCATATTTATTCTGCACATTGTAACCGGCATTTCTCCAGAAGTTAAAAATTGCGAAGAATAACCGCCGCCTCTAAAATAACCCAAATTTGCCGGACACCATTTTGTTGCTTTCAAACATTCTTCAACATCATTTTGAGTTATTTCCCAAAATGGTTTCATAACAGAAATTCCATTTTGTTTTTGCCTTCCGGTTCCATCTAAAGTTGTTGATCCGGAATTTATTAAATGAATAATTCCGTATTTAGCTTTTCCGGTTAGCTCATAATTTGAAACTCTTTTTACAGATTCCGGACTCCAAAAAGTTCTTACATCAGAAAATATTTGTGCTGTATTTGTTAATAAATGTCCGAATAGCATTGAAATTCCATTTAAACTATCATTTTCTGTTGCAACAGTAAAAGCTTCTCTAATGCCATTCCAATCAAATGATGAATTTAAAATTGTTTCTGAAAAATCGCCATTTGGGAAGTGATCTGTCCAATGTCTTTGTCCTTGAAATCCAGAAACAATTGCATTATTTCCCATTGATTCTTCTTCAAATCCAATTTCTTTTAATTTGGGATTTCCGATCATCAAATCTCTCATGATGATTGTCATTTTTACAACGGTTTCCCAATCCTTATCTTTTTGCTCACGCGAAACTTGTTTTTCTTTTTTATTTATATCTTCACCTTCAATACAATTTTCTTTTGTCCACTTTAAAGCATTTTCAAATTCTGATTGATCAAATATTCCTTCGTCAATTCTTCTAATCAATTCAGTCATATCAACGGTTGAAGTTCTCATTCCAAGATAATTTTGCAAAAAATCTTGATCAACAATTGATCCCACAATTCCCATTGAAACACCGCCAATTGCTAAATATGATTTATTTTTCATTTCAGCAACGACTAAACCAGCTTTTGCAAATAATAAAAGTTTTTGCTTTACATCTTCTGGAATTGTTGTATCAGTTGAATCTTGTACGTTCCTTCCATAGATACTGAATGTTGGCAGTCCTTTTTGACTATATCCGGCAAGTGCAGCAGCTAAATAAACAGCGCCGGGTCTTTCTGTTCCGTTAAATCCCCAAATTGCTTTTGGAATAAGAGGATCAATATCCATAACTTCAGTTCCGTAACACCAAGCTGGCGTAACTGTTAAGGAAACACCAACTCCTTCTCTTGTAAATTTTTCCGCAGTTAAAGCCGCCTCAACAACTCCACCGATTGTTGTATCTGCAATTACACATTCAACCGGCATTCCGTTGGAATGTTTTAAATTTTCAGTTAAAAATTTTGCTGCAGATTTTGCCATGTTCATCGTTTGATCTTCTAAGGATTCTCTCACACCGTTTCTTCTTCCATCAATTACCGGACGAATTCCAATTTTAGGTAATGAGCCTTTCAATCTAATTTCTGCTTTTGAATTATTTTCAAATGTCATTTTCAAATTTCCCAATATTTTTCAATAAGTTTATTTCTGTAGTGTAAAAATATCAATTTAATGGTTTAGCGGTTGATTTTCTTATTTCAAATTTTGTATCAACACAAATTGTTTTTGGATTAGTAATTTTATTTGTTTCAATTTGTTTTAGCAAAAGTTTAAAAGCTTTCTCGCCAATTTTTTGTCTGTAATGAGTAATTGTTGTCAATGGAGTTGATAGATAAGGTGAATAAAATCCATCGAAAAAAGCAATAATGGAAATATCTTCCGGAATTTTTAAACCTTTTTCAAAAATAGCTTTAATAGCTCCTAAAGTAACTAAATCTCCACCAGAAGAAACAATTGCAGTGGGTAATTCTGGTAATTTTAATAATTCTAAAGTTGCTTCATATCCGTGTTCAAATTCAAATCCTTCACCAACAATGTATTTTTCATCAACTTTTAAATTAAATTCATTTAACGCTTGTTTATAACCGGCAAGTCTGTTTTTAATTGTGTAGATATTTTTTTGTCCTCGTAAAAATGCAATTTTTGTATGACCAAGTTTAACTAAATGAGCAACGGCTTTTACAACAGATTCAGCATTATTTGTAATAACAGAATCAACTTCAATTCCATCAAAAATTCTGTCTATCAATACAAATGGAATTTTCTTTTCAACTATGTCAACAATATGGTTTTTACTGTCTTGTACGGGAGCTAAAATTATTCCATCAACACCTCTGGATATTAATTGATTTAAATAAACAATTTCCTTTTCTTGATCTTCATCGGTGTTGCAAACAATTACTGTATATCTCTTTTCAAAACCTAATTGCTCAATTCTTCTAGCAATTCTGGCAAAATATGGGTTCAAAATATCCGGAACAATTAATCCGATAGTAAAACTTTTTTTCATTCGTAACGCACGTGCGGTAAAATCGGGAATGTAATTTAATTCCTTTACGGCTTTAATTATTTTATCATGTGTTTTTGCAGAAATTTTAAGATTTTCTTTTCCGCGAAGTACTCTTGAAACTGTTGAAGGATGTACTCCAACGAAAGCAGCTACATCTTTTAGAGTAGGTGCCATAAAATGAATTCCCTTAAAGTTTAAAAGTAAAATTATTAAAAACCGTAAACAATTGCAGAACAATCGTTTGTCAATATCTAAAAATCAATATATAATTTTAAAATCAATAATCAAAATTGAATTCATTAAGAATTTTTAT
The nucleotide sequence above comes from Ignavibacteriota bacterium. Encoded proteins:
- a CDS encoding cation transporter, translated to MSHNHHINHNEFNRKFKFGIVLNSIFIIVEIIFGLTYNSLALIADAGHNLSDVLGLMIAWIANYLILKKPTKNFTYGFKRTSILAAMLNALLLIFALGIILWEAIERIKSTEIVDGNIVIIVAGIGVIINGITARLFLEGKDQDLNIKGAYLHMLTDAIISAGVVISGLLIMLTDFYWLDSVISILIVIIIFNGTWKLFKESMILSIDGVPGNINYENVRKFLLDKFEIDSLHHLHIWALSTSETALTVHVIPNANSNSNYDKLIKDINEGLLFEFGINHTTIQLENLNCKKKC
- a CDS encoding L-fucose isomerase, which encodes MTFENNSKAEIRLKGSLPKIGIRPVIDGRRNGVRESLEDQTMNMAKSAAKFLTENLKHSNGMPVECVIADTTIGGVVEAALTAEKFTREGVGVSLTVTPAWCYGTEVMDIDPLIPKAIWGFNGTERPGAVYLAAALAGYSQKGLPTFSIYGRNVQDSTDTTIPEDVKQKLLLFAKAGLVVAEMKNKSYLAIGGVSMGIVGSIVDQDFLQNYLGMRTSTVDMTELIRRIDEGIFDQSEFENALKWTKENCIEGEDINKKEKQVSREQKDKDWETVVKMTIIMRDLMIGNPKLKEIGFEEESMGNNAIVSGFQGQRHWTDHFPNGDFSETILNSSFDWNGIREAFTVATENDSLNGISMLFGHLLTNTAQIFSDVRTFWSPESVKRVSNYELTGKAKYGIIHLINSGSTTLDGTGRQKQNGISVMKPFWEITQNDVEECLKATKWCPANLGYFRGGGYSSQFLTSGEMPVTMCRINMIKGLGPVLQIAEGYTVDLPLEVHNVLDRRTDPTWPTTWFAPILTGKGAFVDVYSVMKNWGANHGAISYGHIGDKLVTLASMLRIPVNMHNVSEERIFRPSAWNAFGTNNLESADFEACKNFGPIYG
- a CDS encoding LacI family DNA-binding transcriptional regulator, translated to MAPTLKDVAAFVGVHPSTVSRVLRGKENLKISAKTHDKIIKAVKELNYIPDFTARALRMKKSFTIGLIVPDILNPYFARIARRIEQLGFEKRYTVIVCNTDEDQEKEIVYLNQLISRGVDGIILAPVQDSKNHIVDIVEKKIPFVLIDRIFDGIEVDSVITNNAESVVKAVAHLVKLGHTKIAFLRGQKNIYTIKNRLAGYKQALNEFNLKVDEKYIVGEGFEFEHGYEATLELLKLPELPTAIVSSGGDLVTLGAIKAIFEKGLKIPEDISIIAFFDGFYSPYLSTPLTTITHYRQKIGEKAFKLLLKQIETNKITNPKTICVDTKFEIRKSTAKPLN